From the Megalops cyprinoides isolate fMegCyp1 chromosome 21, fMegCyp1.pri, whole genome shotgun sequence genome, one window contains:
- the med10 gene encoding mediator of RNA polymerase II transcription subunit 10, producing MAEKFDNLEEHLEKFVENIRQLGIIVSDFQPSSQTGLNQKLNFMITGLQDIEKCRQQLHDINVPLEAFEYIDQGRNPQLYTKECLERALAKNEQVKGKIDTMTKFKSLLISELGKVFPEEMARYKAIHGDDPPS from the exons ATGGCTGAGAAATTTGATAACCTTGAGGAGCATCTAGAGAAATTCGTAGAAAATATCCGACAGCTAGGAATCATCGTCAGTGACTTCCAACCGAGCAGTCAGACGGGACTCAATCAAAAATT GAATTTTATGATCACGGGATTGCAGGACATTGAGAAGTGTCGTCAGCAACTGCATGATATTAACGTACCGTTGGAAGCGTTCGA GTACATCGATCAAGGTCGCAACCCTCAGCTTTACACCAAGGAGTGTTTGGAGAGAGCCCTGGCAAAAAATGAACAGGTCAAAGGAAAGATAGACACTATGACG aaatTTAAAAGTCTTCTCATTTCTGAGCTTGGAAAGGTTTTCCCAGAGGAAATGGCCAGGTATAAAGCCATTCATGGGGATGACCCACCCTCATAG